The Suricata suricatta isolate VVHF042 chromosome 4, meerkat_22Aug2017_6uvM2_HiC, whole genome shotgun sequence genome includes a region encoding these proteins:
- the SOCS5 gene encoding suppressor of cytokine signaling 5, whose product MDKVGKMWNNFKYRCQNLFSHEGGSRSDSMDMNSNRYLSVKERNISIGDSAPQQQSSPLRENVALQLGLSPSKNSSRRNPNCATEIPQIVEISIEKDNDSCITPGTRLARRDSYSRHAPWGGKKKHSCSTKTQSSLDTDKKFGRTRSGLQRRERRYGVSSVHDMDSVSSRTVGSRSLRQRLQDTVGLCFPMRTYSKQSKPLFSNKRKIHLSELMLEKCPFPAGSDLAQKWHLIKQHTAPVSPHSTFFDTFDPSLVSTEDEEDRLRERRRLSIEEGVDPPPNAQIHTFEATAQVNPLYKLGPKLAPGMTEVSGDSTAIPQVNCDPEEDTTTLCLQSRRQKQRQVSGDSHAHVSRQGAWKVHTQIDYIHCLVPDLLQITGNPCYWGVMDRYEAEALLEGKPEGTFLLRDSAQEDYLFSVSFRRYNRSLHARIEQWNHNFSFDAHDPCVFHSSTVTGLLEHYKDPSSCMFFEPLLTISLNRTFPFSLQYICRAVICRCTTYDGIDGLPLPSMLQDFLKEYHYKQKVRVRWLEREPVKAK is encoded by the coding sequence ATGGATAAAGTGGGGAAGATGTGGAATAACTTCAAATACAGGTGTCAGAATCTCTTCAGTCATGAGGGAGGGAGCCGCAGTGACAGTATGGACATGAACTCCAACAGGTATCTGTCTGTTAAAGAGAGAAACATCAGTATAGGAGACTCAGCTCCTCAGCAACAAAGCAGTCCCTTAAGAGAAAATGTTGCCTTACAACTGGGATTAAGCCCTTCAAAGAATTCTTCCAGGAGAAACCCTAACTGTGCCACTGAAATTCCTCAAATCGTTGAAATAAGCATTGAAAAGGATAATGATTCATGTATCACCCCAGGAACAAGACTCGCAAGAAGAGATTCCTACTCTCGTCATGCCCCATGGGGTGGGAAGAAAAAACATTCCTGTTCTACGAAGACACAGAGTTCACTGGATACCGATAAAAAGTTTGGTAGAACTCGAAGTGGActtcaaaggagagagagacggTACGGCGTGAGCTCGGTGCATGACATGGACAGCGTGTCCAGCAGGACTGTGGGAAGTCGCTCTCTGAGACAGAGGTTGCAGGATACTGTGGGCTTGTGTTTTCCCATGAGAACTTACAGCAAGCAGTCAAAACCCCTCTtctctaataaaagaaaaatacaccttTCAGAATTAATGCTTGAGAAATGCCCTTTTCCTGCCGGCTCAGATTTAGCCCAAAAGTGGCATCTGATTAAACAGCATACAGCCCCTGTGAGCCCGCACTCAACATTTTTTGATACCTTTGATCCATCCTTAGTTTCCACTGAAGATGAAGAAGATAGGCTTCGAGAGAGAAGGCGTCTTAGTATTGAAGAGGGGGTTGACCCTCCTCCCAACGCACAAATACATACATTTGAAGCCACCGCACAGGTTAATCCGTTATATAAACTGGGACCAAAGTTAGCTCCTGGAATGACTGAAGTAAGTGGGGATAGCACCGCAATTCCACAAGTTAACTGTGACCCCGAAGAGGACACTACCACCCTGTGTCTGCAGTCTCGGAGGCAGAAGCAACGTCAGGTGTCTGGAGACAGCCATGCCCACGTTAGCCGACAGGGAGCTTGGAAAGTCCACACGCAGATTGATTACATACACTGCCTCGTGCCTGATTTGCTGCAGATTACAGGCAATCCCTGTTACTGGGGAGTGATGGACCGTTACGAAGCAGAAGCCCTCCTTGAAGGAAAACCTGAAGGCACATTCTTGCTCAGGGACTCTGCGCAAGAGGACTACCTCTTCTCTGTGAGCTTCCGGCGCTACAACAGATCCCTGCACGCCCGGATTGAACAGTGGAACCACAACTTTAGTTTTGACGCCCATGATCCGTGTGTATTTCACTCCTCCACCGTAACAGGACTTTTAGAACATTACAAAGATCCCAGTTCTTGCATGTTTTTTGAACCGTTGCTTACTATCTCGCTAAACAGGACTTTCCCCTTCAGCCTGCAGTATATCTGCCGCGCAGTCATCTGTAGATGCACTACCTATGATGGAATCGATGGGCTCCCTTTACCATcaatgttgcaggattttttgAAAGAGTATCATTATAAGCAAAAAGTTAGAGTTCGCTGGTTAGAACGAGAACCAGTGAAGGCAAAGTAA